One genomic window of Quercus lobata isolate SW786 chromosome 9, ValleyOak3.0 Primary Assembly, whole genome shotgun sequence includes the following:
- the LOC115958894 gene encoding 3-ketoacyl-CoA synthase 12-like yields MELLILLYALPIFYFLFMMGKRAYARGDQECYILDYQCYKPTIDRIIDTEFCYEIIKRTKELGLPELKFLLQATVSSGIGEKTYAPKIVFEGREQNPTVLDGVLEMEEFFHDSVAKLFAKTGIQPSEIDVLLVNVSMLTTVPSLAARLINHYKMRGDIKVYNLTGMGCSASLISVDVVRNIFKSNKNLNALVVTTESMAPNWYAGTDRSMLLANCLFRIGGCAILLTNKRALKHKAMFKLNCLLRTHHGARDESYNCCIQKEDEQGRLGFHLGKNLPKVGTVALVDHLKELAPKILPMSELLRFMVMFLVQKMSKTSSVAGGKTKPVINFKTGVDHFCLHAGGRAVIDGVKLSLGLNEYDIEPSRMTMHRFGNTSASSLWYVLGYMEAKKRLKKGDKVWMISLGAGFECNSGLWEVVRNLDLDDANPWKDCIEGYPPVTLVNPFMEKFGWINQEDPATFIRPE; encoded by the coding sequence atggagCTTCTCATTTTACTCTATGCTCTCCCTATCTTCTATTTCTTGTTCATGATGGGGAAGCGGGCTTATGCAAGAGGAGACCAAGAATGTTACATTCTTGACTACCAGTGCTATAAGCCCACCATTGACAGAATAATAGACACTGAATTCTGTTATGAGATCATCAAGAGGACCAAGGAACTTGGTCTCCCAGAGTTGAAGTTCCTCCTACAAGCCACTGTGAGCTCCGGCATTGGTGAGAAAACCTATGCACCAAAAATCGTGTTTGAGGGCAGGGAACAGAATCCCACTGTTCTTGATGGCGTCTTAGAGATGGAAGAGTTTTTCCATGACAGTGTTGCAAAGCTATTCGCTAAGACAGGCATTCAACCCTCAGAAATTGATGTGCTTCTGGTTAACGTGTCCATGCTCACCACGGTTCCTTCTTTAGCCGCTAGGCTTATCAACCATTACAAAATGAGAGGTGACATCAAAGTCTATAATCTCACTGGGATGGGCTGCAGTGCTAGCCTTATCTCAGTTGATGTAGTCAGAAACATCTTTAAATCCAACAAGAACTTGAATGCTCTTGTTGTCACTACCGAGTCTATGGCTCCAAATTGGTATGCAGGTACTGATAGATCAATGTTGCTTGCCAATTGTTTGTTCCGGATCGGTGGGTGTGCTATCCTTTTGACTAACAAAAGGGCCTTAAAACACAAAGCCATGTTCAAATTAAATTGTCTACTTAGGACACACCATGGGGCTAGAGACGAGTCATATAATTGTTGCATTCAAAAAGAAGATGAGCAAGGGAGGTTAGGTTTTCACCTAGGCAAGAATCTCCCTAAAGTTGGTACAGTAGCTTTAGTTGATCATCTGAAAGAGCTAGCACCTAAGATTTTACCAATGAGTGAATTACTTAGGTTTATGGTCATGTTCCTTGTCCAAAAAATGAGTAAAACCTCTAGTGTAGCTGGTGGGAAAACAAAACCTGTAATCAACTTTAAGACTGGTGTTGATCATTTTTGCCTCCATGCGGGTGGAAGGGCTGTCATAGATGGGGTCAAATTGAGCTTGGGTCTTAATGAATATGATATAGAGCCTTCAAGAATGACCATGCACCGTTTTGGTAACACTTCAGCTTCTAGTCTTTGGTATGTTCTTGGGTACATGGAAGCCAAGAAAAGGCTCAAAAAGGGTGATAAAGTGTGGATGATAAGCTTGGGTGCTGGCTTTGAATGCAACAGTGGTTTGTGGGAGGTGGTGaggaatttggatttggatgatGCAAATCCATGGAAGGACTGCATTGAAGGGTACCCACCTGTGACCTTGGTCAACCCTTTCATGGAGAAGTTCGGTTGGATCAACCAGGAGGACCCAGCCACTTTCATACGCCCAGAGTAA